The nucleotide window TCGGGGTGACGGGACATGGCGATGATGCGATCCGCGCCCAGTTGCTTGGCGGCGAGCACGGCCATGAGGCCGACCGCGCCGTCGCCGACGACCGCGACGGTCTTGCCTGGTCCGGCCTCGGCGGCGACGGCGGCGAACCAACCGGTGCCCAGGACGTCGGAGGCGGCCAACAGGGCGGGGATCAGCTCCGGTTCGGGCTGTCCCGGGGTGGCGACGAGAGTGCCGTCGGCCAGCGGGATACGGGCCTTCTCGGCCTGGGTGCCGATCCCCGCGTGGACGAACTCGGCGTGCACGCACTTGGACTGGAAGCCGGCCTGGCAGATCTCGCAGGTGTTGTCGGAGATGACGAACGAGCCGACCACGAAGTCCCCCGGCTTGACGCTCGTCACATCCGAGCCGACTTCCTCGACCACGCCTACGTATTCATGGCCCATGAGCGTGTGGTCGGCGGGCTCGATGCCGCGATACGGCCACAGGTCGGAGCCGCAGATGCAGGTCGCGGTCAGCTTCACGATCGCGTCGGTGGGCTCGACGATCTTCGGGTCCTCGCGCTCCTCGACCCGGACGTCTCCGGCCTTGTGCATCACTACTCCACGCATGTGGGATCTCCTTGTCGTGCGTCGGCGCTGTCTGCGTCGGCTGGTGTCCAGGAAGGCACAGGACCGCCTGCGGCTTGTCCACCGCCGTTCCTGCTGCCGCGGAGCCCACCGGAAGGGCCCAACGGCAGTCGTGGTCCTGGCTGTGTACCCAGACAAGCGGCTGCGTCCCTGGCCAGGAAGGTCGCGTTTATGGGGGGTATAGGTTCAACCTCCCTTCCCGGCGGTAGGCGCCTACCGTGGAGGGCATGGCTCAGCGACCCGACAACCGTTCTGAGATCCGGGACTTCCTCGCCACCCGGCGCGCCAAGATCACCCCGGAGCAGGCCGGGCTGCCCGCCGGCGGACGGCGCCGCGTCAAGGGACTGCGGCGCGAGGAAGTCGCGGTCCTGGCGGGCGTGAGCACCGAGTGGTACACACGGCTGGAGAGGGGGCACGTCAGCGGTGTCTCCGATGACGTGCTCGACGCGGTCGCCCGGGCACTGCGCCTGGACGAGGACGAACGTACCTACCTCTTCGATCTGGCCAGGGCCGCGCAGCCGGCCAGCCGCACACCCCGACGCCGCAAGGCCGACGGCGTCCCGCCCCGTGTCCAGTGGTTGCTCGACTCCATGACACTGTCCGCGGCCTTCGTCACCAACGGCTGCCTGGACATCGTGGCCACCAACGCTCTCGCCCGCGCCCTGTTCGCGTCGATGTTCGACGGGGCGGCCGTGAACGAACGCGGTCGCCCCAACTTCGCCCGCTACTACTTCCTCGACCCCGGCTCACATCACTTCGTCGCCGACTGGGACGGCGCTGTCGCCACCACCGTCGCCCTGCTGCGCGCCGAAGCCGGGCGCTCCCCGCACGACAAGGCACTGCGCGATCTCATCGGAGAGCTGTCCACCGTGAGCACCGACTTCCGCACTCACTGGGCTGCTCACGACGTGCGCATTCACCACGGCGGCGTCAAAAGCTTCCATCACCCCGACGCAGGCCCCCTGGAACTCACCTACCAGCCGCTGGACCTGCCCCTTTCTGTCCACGAGGCACACTCTTTGACCATCTACACCGCCGAGCCCGGAACTCCCGACGAAGACCGGCTCAAGCTCCTCGCCAGCTGGACGGCCTCCCCTGCCGGGCACCAGAAGCCCCCCGCGAACCGCGCCGATCGACAAGACAAGAAAGCCGACACCCGCGACCTGTCCCGATGATGCCAGGCACTCAACGAATCAAGATCCATGGCGGCTTTTGGGGTCACCAGCGCCAGAAGGATCCGCCGGTGTGTCATAGGCGGTCGCTCATGGGGAACCCGCTCCCACTGCACCTCACCCCGCGGTGATCATGTTTCATGAGGCGTCGCAATTGGGGGTGGTCTCGTCGGCCCGACAGGCGAGAGACGGCAGCGACGGTCACTCGTCACCGAGCAGCCTGGGTGCCATGTGATCGAGCCAGTAGCTCACGACTTCGTCACGGGAGTCGTCATCGTTGCGCAGAATGCTGGTGATCGCGAGGCCCCGCAGGAAGATCAGCAACACGTCGAATGCCAACCGGACCTGCGCCGGGTCCGTCTGTGCGGTGGCCTTCTCGAAGATCTCACGCAGGGCGCGGCCCAATCGCCGCTCCGGGGGGAGCAGTGCGGCACGCAGTTGTGGATCGGTGCGGGCGCTGATCCACAGTTCAAGCGCGGCCAGGAAGGGGGGCCCGGACATCGCGCTTTGGATCACTGAGACCACCTGGGGCAGTGCGTGCGGCCCCGGCTCGATTTCGTCGGCCGCCGACCGCAGCAGTTCCAGGCGCCGTTCGGCGATGTGATGGATGGCGGCGACCAGCAGCTCCGTCTTTGAGGCGAAGTGGTGCGACAGGGCACCCCGGGACAGGTTGACCCGGTCCTGGATCCGCTGCGTCGTGGTGCCCGCGTAGCCGAACTCCACCAGACAGTCCACGGCCGCATCGAGCAGCTGCATTCGGGTCTGTTCACGCTGTTGCTTACGGGTGAGGGAAGCCGTCATGAGCCCGAGCCTACGGTGCGAACTCAGCCCTTGTGGCCATTTCACCGACCGACTAGTCTGTCAGTGAACAGGGGTGCCGAGGTCTCTTCCCGGGGGTGAGGTCGCGGGGGCGCCTTGGCGTACCGCGGGACGTTGCGGCGTCATCCGTGGACGCATGATCAAAAGGAGAGGCATGACGCAGGAGCAGACGGAGGAGCGGGGCTACGTGGAGCCTGAGCAGGTCGTGCTCTACGCGGTGCGTGACCGCAAGGCGTACCTGACGCTGAACCGGCCCGAGCGGCTCAATGCCATCACCCACGACATGGCTGCCCAGATCGCTGCGGCCGTGGCCAGGGCCAATGAGGACCCGTCAGTCCACGTGATCATCCTGCAGGGGGCAGGGCGGGCGTTCTGCTCCGGCTACGACCTGCACCACTATGCCGAGGACGGCGTGGACACCCAGCCGCCGGTGTGGGATCCGATCCAGGACTTCCAGATGATGAAGTCCAACACCGACGACTTCTTCACCCTGTGGCGCTCGCTGAAGCCGACCATCGCCAAGGTTCAAGGCTACGCTGTCGCCGGGGGCAGCGACATCGCGTTGTCCTGCGATCTCGTGGTGATGGCCGAGGACGCGAAAATCGGCTACATGCCCGCTCGGGTGTGGGGCTGCCCGACCACGGCGATGTGGGTCTACCGGCTCGGCGCGGAGAAGGCCAAGCGCATGCTGCTGACCGGTGACAAGATCGACGGCCGCCAGGCTGCCGACTGGGGCCTGGTCGTCGACGCCGTCCCCGCCGAGGACCTGGACCGCACGGTGGAGGAGCTCGCCGACCGCATCGCTGGCGTGCCGATCAACCAGCTCGCCATGCAGAAGATGATGGTCAACCAGGCATACGACAACATGGGTCTGCACGGCACCCAGATCCTTGCCACGCTCTTCGACGGCATCACCCGCCACTCCCCGGAGGGCCGCTGGTTTCGTGACTTCTCTGCCGAGCATGGCTTCGCCGAGGCGGTGCGCTGGCGCGACATGGGCCGCTGGGTCCCCAACGGCGGGGGCCCCGTGCCCACCGCAGAGGAGATCGCGAGGGGTCGTACCGACGGCGCTTCGCCCGACATGTCAGGCAAGGAGGCGTGACATGACGGGGATCTCGTACCTCCCCGCGCAGACCGACGCGATGATCCTCGACCTCACCGTCGGCGAACTGCTGCGGGACGCCGCGGAGGCAGACCCCGACCGGCCGGCACTGATCGCCTGTGCACCGGGGGAACCGGCGCAGGTGTGGACCTACCGCGAGCTGCTCGCCGACGCCAACCGCGCCGCGCAGTGGCTGCTCACGAGATTCCGTCCGGGTGAGCACGTGACCGTGTGGGCGCCGAACGTCCCCGAGTGGATCGTGCTGCAGTACGGGGCGGCGCTGGCCGGGCTGGTCCTGGTCACGGCCAACCCGGCACTGCGCGCCGGCGAGCTGGAGTACGTGCTGCGCCAGTCGAAGTCGGTCGGTATCGCCTACAGCGACTCCTTCCGGGGCACCGACATGGCCGTGATCGCCGAGCAGCTCCGCCGGCAGATGCCACAGATCCGCGAGGCCATCCGGTTCGAGACCTGGAATGCCGAGCTGCAGGCGTTCGACGGACTGCCGCAGCCACTGCCCGCGGTCGAGCCGACTGCTGCCGCCCAACTGCAGTACACCTCGGGCACCACCGGATTCCCCAAAGGCGCCCTGCTGCACCACCGTGGTCTGATCACCGCCGCCCACTACGTCCACCAGCGTGCGCAGTTTCCCCGCCATGGCGTGTGGGCCACAGCGCTGCCGCTCTTCCATACCGCGGCGTGCGGGATGTCGGTGCTGGGGACCGCGGCCAGCCACGGCACCGTAGTGATCTGCCGGCAGTTCGATCCCACGCTGGTGCTCTCCGCGATCCAGGAGTACCGCGCCGACCTCTACGCCGGCGTCCCGGCGATGATGCTCGGGCTGCTGGACCACCCCGACTTCGACTCCTTCGACCTGTCCTCCGTCCAAGTCGCCCTCTCCGGGGGCGACGCGGTCCCGCCTGATCTCGTGCGTGAGGCCGAACGCCGCTTCGGGGCGAGGTTCTCCACCGTCTACGGGCAGACCGAACTCAGCCCGATCATCACCCAGACCAGCCCGGACGACTCGATGGAGGACAAGTGCGGCACTGTTGGGCGGCCGCTGCCCAACGTGGAGATCCGTCTTGTCGAGCCGGGCGGAGACCGGCCCGTGCCGATCGGTGAGCAGGGGGAGATCTGTGCCCGCGGCTACCAGGCAATGCTCGAGTACTTCGACATGCCTGAGCAGACCCGGGACACTGTCGACGCCGAGGGCTGGGTGCACACTGGGGACCTGGGGGTCCTGGACGAGCGCGGATATCTCCGGGTCACCGGCCGCATGAAGGACATGATCATCCGTGGTGGAGAGAACATCTACCCACGCGAGATCGAGGCTGTACTCACCGGCCATCCAGGCGTCGCCAGAGCGGTCGTCGTGGGTGTCCCGGACAAGCAGTGGGGCGAGATCATCGCGGCGGTGATCGAGCTACAGGACGCGGCGAACCCGCCGTCGGCCACCGAGCTGCACGAGCTTGTCCGCAGGCACCTGGCCCCAGCCAAGACTCCCAAAGACTGGTACGTCACCGGGCAGATTCCCAGCAACGCCATGGGCAAGCTGCAGAAGTTCGTCCTACGCGATCAGATCACCGATGGGGCACTCAAGCAGCTCCCGGCCTGATCCCGAAGACCAGTTCCGGTCTGGTGCAGGGCCGACACGTCGGCGGGGAACACGCAGGCGGGCTATCACGTCCGTGAAAGCGAACGTCGCCGGTCTGTCCGACGTGCGGTGGGAGGCCAAGGCCAACAGGGCCGCGAAGAAGCTCAGCTGAGCACGGGTGTCGCCTTCGCTTTGGGCCTGGTTGCTGAGGCTCACTCGCCACAGCAACGTTCTGTAGCAGGGGCGCGACGCGCAATCACAATGCGAGTGCGCTGGCACTTGACTGAATCATTGAGACTCTTCGTGGTTGATCCGGGCCAGGACCATGGTGTGGTCGTCGAGGTTCTCGAAGCCGCGGGCGGCCAGGAGGGCCTGAGCGGCGCGGTGGTGGGTGCCGGTGAGGGCGGCGGTCATGGCGCTGGTGTGGGCGGGGTGGGTGTCGAAGCGGACGTGGGCGTCGATCGGGTGGTCGGACATGAAGGTGGGGCTCGATTCGGGTTCGGTCCCGGCTGGTGGGTTGGCCGGGTCCGGTGATTGAGGTCATCGGTGGGTGCGTGCGGAGGTGAAGGCCGGCCGGTTGGGCGGACCGGCTCGGGGTGCCGGGGTGGGGCGTGCCGAGGGCCGGGTGGCGGGCGATGGGACTGGAGTGGTGGCGCGGTTCCAGCGGGTGCGCAGGGAGTTGAGCTCGGCCAGGGCGCGGCGGCTGCCGGTGATGAGCTGGTGGGGGGTGTTCGCGGGGTCGTCGGTGTAGGCGGTGATCCGGTCGGCAACCGCGCGGGCGCGGGCGATGAGGGCGCGCCGGAGGATTCCCTCGCCCCAGTACTCGGGGGAGCCGGCGGGCGTGGAGACCAGGGTCCTGGTGGGCGGCTCTTCCACGGGCAAGACCCGGGCATGCTGGGAGGCGCTCGAACTGCTGCCCGGCGACTGGCGGTTGTGGCACCCCATCGATCCGTCGCGTCCCGATGCGGCGCTGGCGGACATGGAGCGGATCGGCCCGCGCACGGTGGTCTGGCTCAACGAGGCCCAGCACTACCTGCTCACCCCGGCCGCTGACGTCGGCGAACGGGTCGCGGCCGGGCTGCGCGCTCTGCTGCGGGATCCGAGCCGGGGGCCGGTGCTTGTGCTGGGCACGATCTGGCCCGAGTACTGGGCCCAGCTCACCACACCGCCGCGCGCTGACGGGCAGGACAGATCGGACCCGCATGCTCAGGCCCGGCAACTTCTGGGCGGCCGTGAGCTGCCCGTACCGGTCTCGTTCACCGACCCGGAGGACGTCCAGGGGCTGCGTGCTGCCGCTGCTGCCGATCCGCGGCTCGCCCACGCTGCCGAGCGAGCCGAGGAGGGG belongs to Streptomyces graminofaciens and includes:
- a CDS encoding zinc-dependent alcohol dehydrogenase family protein, whose protein sequence is MRGVVMHKAGDVRVEEREDPKIVEPTDAIVKLTATCICGSDLWPYRGIEPADHTLMGHEYVGVVEEVGSDVTSVKPGDFVVGSFVISDNTCEICQAGFQSKCVHAEFVHAGIGTQAEKARIPLADGTLVATPGQPEPELIPALLAASDVLGTGWFAAVAAEAGPGKTVAVVGDGAVGLMAVLAAKQLGADRIIAMSRHPERQKLARHYGATDIVEERGEEGIAKIKELTGGLGAHSVIEAVGTQESFMQAVGATRGGGHLGYVGVNYDVTIPGIELFFAGIHTLGGPAPVRRFLPDLIRLIWDRTIDPGKVFDLTLPLEQAAEGYKAMDERRATKVLLTL
- a CDS encoding class I adenylate-forming enzyme family protein; the protein is MTGISYLPAQTDAMILDLTVGELLRDAAEADPDRPALIACAPGEPAQVWTYRELLADANRAAQWLLTRFRPGEHVTVWAPNVPEWIVLQYGAALAGLVLVTANPALRAGELEYVLRQSKSVGIAYSDSFRGTDMAVIAEQLRRQMPQIREAIRFETWNAELQAFDGLPQPLPAVEPTAAAQLQYTSGTTGFPKGALLHHRGLITAAHYVHQRAQFPRHGVWATALPLFHTAACGMSVLGTAASHGTVVICRQFDPTLVLSAIQEYRADLYAGVPAMMLGLLDHPDFDSFDLSSVQVALSGGDAVPPDLVREAERRFGARFSTVYGQTELSPIITQTSPDDSMEDKCGTVGRPLPNVEIRLVEPGGDRPVPIGEQGEICARGYQAMLEYFDMPEQTRDTVDAEGWVHTGDLGVLDERGYLRVTGRMKDMIIRGGENIYPREIEAVLTGHPGVARAVVVGVPDKQWGEIIAAVIELQDAANPPSATELHELVRRHLAPAKTPKDWYVTGQIPSNAMGKLQKFVLRDQITDGALKQLPA
- a CDS encoding TetR/AcrR family transcriptional regulator, whose product is MTASLTRKQQREQTRMQLLDAAVDCLVEFGYAGTTTQRIQDRVNLSRGALSHHFASKTELLVAAIHHIAERRLELLRSAADEIEPGPHALPQVVSVIQSAMSGPPFLAALELWISARTDPQLRAALLPPERRLGRALREIFEKATAQTDPAQVRLAFDVLLIFLRGLAITSILRNDDDSRDEVVSYWLDHMAPRLLGDE
- a CDS encoding crotonase/enoyl-CoA hydratase family protein, encoding MTQEQTEERGYVEPEQVVLYAVRDRKAYLTLNRPERLNAITHDMAAQIAAAVARANEDPSVHVIILQGAGRAFCSGYDLHHYAEDGVDTQPPVWDPIQDFQMMKSNTDDFFTLWRSLKPTIAKVQGYAVAGGSDIALSCDLVVMAEDAKIGYMPARVWGCPTTAMWVYRLGAEKAKRMLLTGDKIDGRQAADWGLVVDAVPAEDLDRTVEELADRIAGVPINQLAMQKMMVNQAYDNMGLHGTQILATLFDGITRHSPEGRWFRDFSAEHGFAEAVRWRDMGRWVPNGGGPVPTAEEIARGRTDGASPDMSGKEA
- a CDS encoding helix-turn-helix domain-containing protein; the protein is MAQRPDNRSEIRDFLATRRAKITPEQAGLPAGGRRRVKGLRREEVAVLAGVSTEWYTRLERGHVSGVSDDVLDAVARALRLDEDERTYLFDLARAAQPASRTPRRRKADGVPPRVQWLLDSMTLSAAFVTNGCLDIVATNALARALFASMFDGAAVNERGRPNFARYYFLDPGSHHFVADWDGAVATTVALLRAEAGRSPHDKALRDLIGELSTVSTDFRTHWAAHDVRIHHGGVKSFHHPDAGPLELTYQPLDLPLSVHEAHSLTIYTAEPGTPDEDRLKLLASWTASPAGHQKPPANRADRQDKKADTRDLSR